The candidate division KSB1 bacterium genome segment CAGTTGCCAGAGATGGCCCCCCACATGAGCGTGGCAAAACTCAGTACGTACATGAGCAAGAACGGTTCACGGGGTGCTTGACGAGCCTTGCGCCGCACCAACCACGTGGCGGCCAAAAAGAGCACACCATAGCCGGCGTCGCCGATCAGAATGGCAAAGAAGACGCTGAAGAACAGTAGGAACCAGAAGCTGATGTCGTGCTCTGCATAACCCGGCACGGTCCCCAGGAATTTGAACACCGGTTCCACAATGCGCAGCCACCGCGGATTGCGGATGAGCGTGGGTACCTCCTCTGGGTTGTCCGGGTCTGCCACAGTGTAGGCCCACCCTTCGCGGTCAGCGGCAGCGGTCACGCGCTTCACCTCTTCTGCGGGACAAAATCCCTGCAGGAAGGCGATCTCTTCGGCCTGGCCCATGCCGGCCAGGACCCGCCCAAACTCCAGGCGCTTGGTGAGCTGCTGCTGGTATCTGCCCAGTGCAGGGCGATGGCGCGCCAACGCAGCCAGCTCCTGCTCGATAGCCGCGATGGCCTCCTCCGCCTCGGCCATCTGGGCCTCTAAGGCATCCACCTCTACCTCCGGCATGGGCTCCTCCCTGAACTCCAGCCGGTCATCGGACGAGGTGGCAAAGTAGACAAAGTACACGGTTTGCTGTTCTTCGCGCACCACCTGGATGGTCTTCTCCGGCGGCAACGCGCGCACTGCCTGGCGCTCGCCCACATAGAAACGGAGCACGATGCCTGCCCGCGCCAGCTCCTGCACAGAGGCCAATGACACCCGTCCCCAGCGCTCGAACCAGCGGTGCTGGTCCCGGAGCTCCTCTAACTCGCGGAGGAGCTGCTCCCGTTGGCGGGCGCGCTCAAGGATGTGGCCTACCAGGCGCGCCGGTTCAGCCACCTCTTCAGCTCGCTCTGCCGCCTCCGCTCCCACGAGGCTTAGGGCGCGCTCCACTTCGGCCAGCTCGCTCTCCAGTCGCGCAACATCCTCCGACTGCGGGGGCGCTACCGGTTGGACGTGCACAACCCCAAGCGTGCGTAGCCGCGTCACCGCCTCCTCCCGGTCCGCTGCCCGCACCAGGAGGGTCACCTTTTTCATCTTGACGATCACTGTTCGCGCCGCTTCTCGATTTTCGCCTTCGCGATCTTGCCTCGCACCACTTCGGCAGTCATCTGGTCGCCCAGGAATATCTGAATGACGCGAATGTTCTCCTGCGCCTCCGGGATCTTGATCTCCTCAAAGAGCTTGATGCGCTGGATGGTCACGCGCAGCTCCTCCTGGAGGATAGCCAATTGCCGCTCCAAGATGCCCAGGCGAACCCGTCTCTCGATCTGCTCCTTGCACACCGCAATGGCCCGGTCCACCCACAACGGTGTGGTGAAAAGGTCGTAGGGCACATCTTCAAAGCGGATTGAGCTGAACAGGGGGATGTCGATGCCGGCGATGTTACCGGTGTCGGTGACTACCTCTGCCACCCGCACCAGACCGGGCAACCCGACCTCTTCGGCAAAGACGTCCGCCCACTGGCGCACCTCGCCGTTGACCCGCTCGATGTCTGCCACCAGCGCCTCGCGTGTGCGCTGCAACGAACGGATCTCCTGCAAGAGCTGCTGCTTCTTCAGCTCCAGCGTCGGCAGATAGCGCAAGAAGCGCCGCAGGTTGTCCTTCTGCCTCTTGAGCTCAATCCTGGTCAGCCTGACCTTAGCCATGTCCTCAACCCGCTATTCGGAGGCAGCCTCTACGGCAACTTCCTCTTTCTCCGCCTCCACAGCAGCCGCTTTCCGCTCCGCTATCCCCGGCCAGAACTCTTTGATGAGCTCCGTGCGCAGTCCGGTCTCCTCGGGTCGGAAGCATTGGGCCAGAATCTGCCACCCCAAATCCAGTGCCTTCTCCAGCGGGATGTTGACCGAAAGGTCCATCATCTGGGACTCGAAAAGCTTACCGTACTTGAGCAGCTTGTTGTCCCAAGTGCTCATGCGGAAGCCCATCGCTCGCTTCTCCTCGGTCTCTTTGTACTGCGCATAAAGCTGGATCATGCCATCCATGATGGCGCGATGGTCCTTGCGCGTGTTCTTGTTCACCAGCTGTTTGAGGCGGCTCAAGGAGCCAAAGGGGTCGATGCGCCCGCCGTGGAGGTAGAACTGGCCCTCCGTAATGTAGCCGGTGTTATCTGGCACCGGGTGAGTCACATCGTTGCCCGGCATGGTAGTCACCGCCAGGATGGTGATCGACCCGGCGTCCTCAAAGTCCACCGCCTTCTCGTAGCGCTGCGCCAGTTGCGTATACAAGTCGCCTGGATAGCCGCGGTTGGACGGCACATGCTCCATGGTGATGGAGATCTCTTTCAAGGCGTCGGCAAAGTTGGTCATATCCGTGAGGAGCACCAACACATCTTTGCCCTGCAAAGCGAACTTTTCTGCCACCGCCAGACAGAGGTCCGGCACCATGAGACTCTCCACAATGGGGTCGGCGGCAGTGTTGATGAAAAAGATCGAGCGGTAGAGCGCTCCTCCCTCCTCCAGCACCGTCTTGAAATACATGTACTGGTCGTACTTGAGACCGATGCCCCCGAGAATGATCATGTCCACCTCTGCCTGTAAGGCGATACGGGCAAGCAGCTCGTTGTACGGTTCGCCGGATACGGAGAAGATGGGCAGTTTCTGGGAGACCACGAGGGAGTTGAACACATCGATCATGGGGATATTGGTGCGGATCATCCTCCTGGGGATGATGCGCTTGTAGGGGTTGACCGGTGGACCGGCCACCGGGATTAGATGCTCGGTCAGCTGCGGTCCCTTATCACGTGGCATGCCCGCCCCGTCGAACACGCGCCCCAACATGTTCTCCGAAAACGTGACCAGCATAGGGTGGCCCAGGAAGCGCACCTCGTCGTCGACGGAGATCCCGCGGCTTCCGGCAAAGACCTGCAAGGAGACCAGGTCACCGTCAAGCTTGATCACTTGGGCCAGCGACTTGCCCCGCTGCGTCGTGATCTCGGCCAGTTCCTCATAGGCAACATCCGTGGCGCGCACGGTGATAACGTTGCCCACAACTTGGAGAATCTTGCTACAGACTCTTCGCATGGGCGCTGCGCTCCTCCAGAAGTCGATCGATTGCCTGCTCCTGAGTCTTGAACTCCGGCGCATCCATCGGCAGGTAGTTCCAGTCGATAAAGTGCTGACGAAGCCGATAGAAATACTCCCGCGCCTCGTCTTTGCTCGCGAAGGAGAAATTGCTCACAAGCACCTTGTGCACTTTGGCAAAGACATACTGCTGCCGCTCCTTTGAGGAGGCGGCGTCGATGGGGTCAAAGCCGTTCTGCTGTAAGTACACGGCATCGAGAAACTCGGCCTTGAGATAGACCACAAAGTCGTCGATCGAGGTGGCCTCTTCGCCCACCACCATCATCATCTGCCGGACCTCGTTCCCGGCCACCAGGATCTGTTTGCCGTCGCGCAGCTGGTCGGCGGGGATGAAGCTGTCGTACTTGCTCCAACTGTCCAGGGGGTCAATGGAGGGGAACCGTCGGGCATTGGCGCGCTCCCGACTCAGCCCCAAGAACGCGCCCACGACTTTGAGGGTTGCTTGGGTGACCGGCTCCTCGAAGTTGCCGCCTGCCGGGCTCACCGTCCCCCCAATGGTGAGACTGCCCATCTGCCCGTTCGGCAGCACCACCAGTCCAGCCCGCTCGTAGAACTCGGCAATGCGCGACTCAAGGTAAGCAGGGAATGCCTCTTCGCCGGGGATCTCCTCCAGACGACCGGATATCTCGCGCATGGCCTGCGCCCAGCGGGAGGTCGAGTCGGCAAGGAGCAGCACGTTCAGGCCCATCTGGCGGTAGTACTCGCCCAGCGTTGCCGCCGTGTACACCGACGCCTCGCGTGCTGCCACCGGCATGGCGCTGGTATTGACGATGATGATGGTCCGCTCCATCAGCGAGCGACCGGTGCGGGGGTCCTCGATGTGCGGAAACTCCCGCAGGGTCTCTACCACCTCCCCTGCCCGCTCCCCGCACGCCGCCACGATCACGATATCGGCATCGGCGTAGCGGCTAATGAGCTGCTGCAACACGGTCTTGCCGGCGCCGAATGGACCGGGTACGCAAAACGTGCCCCCTTTCGCCACGGGGAAGAAGCTGTCAATGATCCGCGCGCGGGTGATAAAGGTCTCCTTGGGCACCAGCCGTTCCCGGTAGGCACGGATGGGGATCTTGACCGGCCAGTGGAAGGACATGGTCAGAGAAAGCACTTTGCCGGCCTGGTCCCGCAGGGACGCCACCGTCTCCGTGACCGTATAGTTGCCGGCGTCAGCGATCTCCTCCACCACGTAGTCGCCGCGCAGGTCGAAGGGCACCATGATGTAGTGCTTAAAGATCCCTTCCGGCACATAGCCCAAGGGAATGCCTGCCCGCACCACATCACCCCTCTTCACCAAAGGAGTAAAAGCCCACTTTTTTTCCAAGTCAAGGCCAGGCCTCTTGACCCCTCTGGGCAAGAAGAAGCCAAACTCTGCGGCCAGCTGCGGCAGAGGGTTCTGCAAACCATCGTAGATCTGCCCCAGCAGCCCTGGCCCCAACTCCGCCGAAAGCAAGTGCCCCGCGAAGCGCGCCTGATCCCCGACTTTAAGCCCTTTTGTGCTCTCAAACACCTGCACGTAGGCCACGTCGCGGTTGATGCGTACTACCTCGGCGACCAGCTCTTCCTCGCCGTGAAGGATATGGCCCACCTCGTTCTGCATCACGCTTCCATCGACGGCAATGGCCACCATGTTGCCGCTGACGCCGATGATCTTGCCCACCGCCGCACTCATGCCTCCACCTCACACAGCCTTGTGAATAGTTCCATCCCCTTTTCCTTGTTGAAAGTGAAGAGCCGACGCAAAATCTGTAGCTTGAGCATGTAGAGGATCAAGAAGTCAGTGTCGAAATGGTGCTCGCTCTCTTGCTGCTCGATAAAGTCCCATCTCAGGCGCAAAAGGCGTTTTTCCACTTCAAGGGGGGTGCCCTCACGCAGGAGGCTTGCGGGGAAAGTCGATGGCTTGTACTCCTGCCCGGTGCGTTGTGCCTGCCGCCAAGAGGCGATGTCAGCGCGGAGACGGCGCTCGAACTCTTTGTACCCGGCCAGCACTGCCGGACAGTGGCGCGGAATGGTCACATCGTTGATGTCAATGGCGGCCAGCGTTTCATACTCCGCCGGCGACAACCACTTGGCCGCCTCCTGGAGGAATGACTCTACGGTTAGGTACGTCTCCCGGTCGAAGTAGAGCGTGGGCAGTTGGGAAACGAGGTAGTAGTGCTTATCCATTGTTCTGGCCGTTCAGCAGCGCCTGCAGCGTGGGGTTGAGGAACGACTTGAGCACCTCGGCGATGCTCTCGTCGGTGAAGTCGTAGTAGACATCCTCGCCCCGCAGGCCGATGCGAAAGCCCTTGCTCACCGAATCTCCCACCCGCAGCACCAGGCCATCTCGAAGCTGCTGACGCACCCCGGCGAACAACAGTGCCTGAAGCTTTTCCTTGTCCTCGGCACTCACCACTACCTCCGCTGAGCCGTCCCGGGCCCACTGGTTGACCAGGCTCTGAATAAGCTGGCTGAGGAACTCTGGTGATAGGGTTTGTGCCACTTCCTGCTTGAAGACCCGGTCGAAGAGCTCGCTGACGCGCTCCTTGAGACTGAGCACTGTGTCCCGCGCCGCCTGCTGCAGCGCCAGTTCGGCATTGCGGCGGAATCGCTCGGCCTCGGCTTTGCCCTGAGCTATGATGCGCGCAGCTTCTTCCTGGGCCTGGGCAACAGTAGCCGCCGCCTGCGCCTGCGCCTGCGCCACGATCTGCTCGGACGTCTGCCGGGCCTCCTCGATGCCCTCCTTCTTGATCTTCTCAATCAGGGTTTCAAGCTTGACTTCCATCGCCCATCTCCTCCGCTTGGCACCCACCTCCCACCGGTGGCACCGCCGAACTAAAATATACCGCCTTTTGGCCAAACTTGCAAAGGTTTTTTTGCGGTTTTGGCCATCGCTACGCTGCAGAACCTATTAGAAATTCCACGCTTGATGGCCTCACATAGTCACCGGGTCAAAAAGGCGCAGGCTATAGGCGCCAACCATGCCCAGAAGGCCTACCGCCACGAGGTAGTAAGCAGTCGGCAAGAAAGTCTTGCGCAGCGTTACCCCCTCTTTGCCGAGAAGCCCCACCGTGGCGGAAGCGGCCACCACGTTGTGGATAGCCACCATGTTGCCTGCGGCAGCACCCACCGCCTGCAGAGCCACCACCAGCACCCCAGATACGTGCAGGGCACTGGCAACGCCATGTTGGAACAAGCAGAACATCAGGTTGCTCACCGTGTTACTTCCGGCGATAAAGGCCCCCAAGGCTCCCACGGAAGGAGCCAGAAGGGGCCAGAGCTTTCCCACATGCAGTGCCACCCATGTCGCGAGTGCGACCGGCATGCTCGCCAGTCCGGCGTCGTTCAGCCCCGAGTTGATGTAGATGCGCACCATGGGCACAGTGAATACCAGCACAAAACCCGCACCGTAGAGGGTGCAGGCGGACTGTC includes the following:
- a CDS encoding V-type ATP synthase subunit D — encoded protein: MAKVRLTRIELKRQKDNLRRFLRYLPTLELKKQQLLQEIRSLQRTREALVADIERVNGEVRQWADVFAEEVGLPGLVRVAEVVTDTGNIAGIDIPLFSSIRFEDVPYDLFTTPLWVDRAIAVCKEQIERRVRLGILERQLAILQEELRVTIQRIKLFEEIKIPEAQENIRVIQIFLGDQMTAEVVRGKIAKAKIEKRREQ
- a CDS encoding V-type ATP synthase subunit B translates to MRRVCSKILQVVGNVITVRATDVAYEELAEITTQRGKSLAQVIKLDGDLVSLQVFAGSRGISVDDEVRFLGHPMLVTFSENMLGRVFDGAGMPRDKGPQLTEHLIPVAGPPVNPYKRIIPRRMIRTNIPMIDVFNSLVVSQKLPIFSVSGEPYNELLARIALQAEVDMIILGGIGLKYDQYMYFKTVLEEGGALYRSIFFINTAADPIVESLMVPDLCLAVAEKFALQGKDVLVLLTDMTNFADALKEISITMEHVPSNRGYPGDLYTQLAQRYEKAVDFEDAGSITILAVTTMPGNDVTHPVPDNTGYITEGQFYLHGGRIDPFGSLSRLKQLVNKNTRKDHRAIMDGMIQLYAQYKETEEKRAMGFRMSTWDNKLLKYGKLFESQMMDLSVNIPLEKALDLGWQILAQCFRPEETGLRTELIKEFWPGIAERKAAAVEAEKEEVAVEAASE
- a CDS encoding V-type ATP synthase subunit A, with translation MSAAVGKIIGVSGNMVAIAVDGSVMQNEVGHILHGEEELVAEVVRINRDVAYVQVFESTKGLKVGDQARFAGHLLSAELGPGLLGQIYDGLQNPLPQLAAEFGFFLPRGVKRPGLDLEKKWAFTPLVKRGDVVRAGIPLGYVPEGIFKHYIMVPFDLRGDYVVEEIADAGNYTVTETVASLRDQAGKVLSLTMSFHWPVKIPIRAYRERLVPKETFITRARIIDSFFPVAKGGTFCVPGPFGAGKTVLQQLISRYADADIVIVAACGERAGEVVETLREFPHIEDPRTGRSLMERTIIIVNTSAMPVAAREASVYTAATLGEYYRQMGLNVLLLADSTSRWAQAMREISGRLEEIPGEEAFPAYLESRIAEFYERAGLVVLPNGQMGSLTIGGTVSPAGGNFEEPVTQATLKVVGAFLGLSRERANARRFPSIDPLDSWSKYDSFIPADQLRDGKQILVAGNEVRQMMMVVGEEATSIDDFVVYLKAEFLDAVYLQQNGFDPIDAASSKERQQYVFAKVHKVLVSNFSFASKDEAREYFYRLRQHFIDWNYLPMDAPEFKTQEQAIDRLLEERSAHAKSL
- a CDS encoding DUF2764 domain-containing protein, whose amino-acid sequence is MDKHYYLVSQLPTLYFDRETYLTVESFLQEAAKWLSPAEYETLAAIDINDVTIPRHCPAVLAGYKEFERRLRADIASWRQAQRTGQEYKPSTFPASLLREGTPLEVEKRLLRLRWDFIEQQESEHHFDTDFLILYMLKLQILRRLFTFNKEKGMELFTRLCEVEA